The proteins below come from a single Xyrauchen texanus isolate HMW12.3.18 chromosome 3, RBS_HiC_50CHRs, whole genome shotgun sequence genomic window:
- the LOC127630859 gene encoding hemicentin-1 has translation MKRASMSRPVWSSLQMPCSFWIFLLSCSIRINPSLSELAFSTLPKNHIGLLNRSLMLHCAVVDSGLKAALPVKWEKDAGSLDSRIHQMANGSLSFPHLQEQDFGNYTCIAKRGYKQIQTTVVVSKARLEDVFFHPQSLKTEEGHDVFFQCVSGESSPPAQIAWLKDGRVLTNGNQIQGQYGGGSQRKTSGTLHMANVAKADQGIYVCITHNLLLNISKESHAATLTVEGTNVDLKIIEGPENVTVPVEMEAALYCVVEGLPIPRVQWFKDGQPLPNTSRWDLLKNGQLLVFQRVLSEDEGLYFCEASNEREKVISQPAYLLPAVMDWTFIVKPSNLTVRKGDPATIPCRPPHGRPQAQVSWFKDNQLLQSGLHYTTDPNGDMLFHSVKETDRGIYFCRTSHSHLKRALTSKNIFLDVLEPPSVTIWPMVVTSPVGAEVAIHCQVLGHPAPLIKWSKQGQSVQTGGKIITGVRNTTLYISSVRAYDEGLYTCTASNAVGHDEKTMTLRIAVKPFIVSFVALITVSEGSTVSLPCRAVGDFPVKYTWIRTSLIQNAPELPAPKTPVSLPQQIHIDDNGTLVISNIHWSDAGEYQCTAENRVGQDMRSAIITVTAEPDVWSDEETMSKKIKTPVPEIEQELLTNSYDSKHPSSTEITESFQQTTKDFTKISFLSTFVENSPTHSITESTQDTTEKSSDVSKGNSEHIKVSIQTQKPTAVPIKPTTFLKVKETFMQYTHPHIQPTVQSTKPPAINPNTNNQLPSDSYSYTQLKNIQSFSKKSTQSFSGQTQASGFTSMEMENFTTSTPVEKTENQSQIICNNHKQSGGTKLPVTNDTDLVESLKKNTSQSPMRTTDNNAREKEKSQTWLPVIEKHDIPIVVGVGVSLAFIFIAMAFYSLVQKNDPTSVPTGRAALRGICGPCRHGKRLAMERTYDNKAFEDDNLVAVIEQSPNTSETRALPLEASPSTLVMNPPTDDVLEGVQSNRDLPVIVETHPEPREEDQLETSFEEGKITPSPNSDIQLQCMEDWRSRDFEPCQDAPSPPPPNPAPAQEEGLRSTLTLQTNEPSSTPVRHSINISHGSSPLLLSHCVSLGMTSVAVDVHFYPSASSTASHPPCSAFGPPGQQVNTRMEHELTAPSASHSKS, from the exons ATGAAGAGGGCTAGCATGTCTCGTCCTGTATGGAGCTCACTTCAGATGCCTTGTTCTTTCTGGATTTTCCTGCTGTCCTGTTCTATCAGGATTAATCCCAGTTTGTCTGAATTAG CATTTTCAACCTTGCCTAAAAATCACATTGGACTTTTAAATCGCTCACTGATGCTGCACTGTGCAGTGGTTGACTCTGGACTGAAGGCTGCTCTTCCAGTGAAATGGGAAAAAGATGCTGGCAGCCTGGACAGCAGGATTCATCAGATGGCCAATGGCTCACTTTCATTTCCCCACTTACAAGAACAAGACTTTGGGAACTATACATGCATCGCAAAGAGAGGCTACAAACAGATTCAGACCACTGTCGTGGTCAGCAAAGCAC GCTTGGAAGATGTGTTCTTTCACCCCCAGTCCCTGAAAACTGAAGAGGGACATGATGTTTTCTTCCAGTGTGTCTCTGGTGAAAGCTCTCCTCCTGCTCAGATTGCTTGGTTAAAAGATGGCAGAGTTCTGACCAATGGAAACCAGATACAG GGACAGTATGGCGGAGGGAGCCAAAGAAAGACTTCAGGCACCTTGCATATGGCTAATGTCGCCAAAGCAGACCAAGGAATCTATGTCTGTATCACCCAcaatcttctgctgaacataagcAAAGAAAGTCATGCTGCAACATTGACAGTGGAGG GTACCAATGTAGATTTAAAGATCATTGAGGGCCCAGAAAATGTCACTGTACCCGTTGAAATGGAAGCTGCACTGTACTGCGTGGTTGAAGGCTTGCCAATTCCCAGAGTGCAGTGGTTTAAGGATGGACAACCATTACCCAATACCTCCAGATGGGATCTTCTGAAGAATGGACAGCTGCTGGTTTTTCA GAGAGTTTTGTCAGAAGATGAGGGGTTGTATTTCTGTGAAGCTAGCAATGAGAGGGAGAAAGTGATATCCCAACCAGCCTACCTCCTACCTGCAG TTATGGACTGGACCTTTATTGTCAAACCTTCCAACCTAACAGTGAGGAAGGGAGATCCTGCAACTATTCCCTGTAGGCCTCCACACGGCAGACCCCAAGCACAAGTGTCCTGGTTTAAGGACAACCAACTTCTACAATCAGGACTGCACTATACTACTGATCCTAATGGAGACATGCTTTTCCACAG TGTAAAAGAGACAGACAGGGGAATCTATTTCTGCAGAACGTCTCATTCTCATCTCAAAAGGGCTCTCACCTCAAAAAACATCTTCCTGGATGTTCTTG AACCTCCATCTGTGACTATCTGGCCGATGGTGGTGACATCTCCTGTAGGAGCTGAGGTGGCGATTCACTGCCAGGTGTTAGGACACCCTGCTCCCTTAATTAAATGGTCAAAGCAGGGCCAGTCAGTCCAAACTGGAGGCAAAATTATCACGGG GGTAAGAAACACCACTCTCTACATTTCATCAGTCAGAGCTTATGATGAAGGCCTTTACACATGCACAGCTTCCAACGCAGTGGGTCATGATGAAAAAACCATGACACTTCGAATTGCGG TGAAACCATTTATTGTTTCCTTTGTTGCCTTGATCACTGTCTCAGAGGGATCTACTGTTAGTCTCCCTTGTCGAGCTGTGGGAGATTTTCCTGTGAAATATACTTGGATCCGAACCTCCTTAATCCAAAATGCACCTGAACTGCCTGCTCCAAAAACTCCTGTATCTCTCCCACAACAGATACACATTGACG ATAATGGGACATTAGTCATCTCCAACATTCACTGGTCTGATGCAGGAGAGTACcaatgcactgcagaaaacagAGTCGGTCAGGATATGAGAAGTGCCATCATAACTGTAACTG CTGAACCTGATGTCTGGTCTGATGAGGAAACaatgagtaaaaaaataaaaacccct GTTCCAGAGATTGAGCAAGAGCTACTTACAAATTCTTATGATTCAAAGCATCCAAGTAGCACAGAGATAACTGAATCCTTCCAACAGACAACTAAGGACTTCACAAAGATATCTT TTTTAAGTACTTTTGTGGAGAACTCACCAACACACTCCATCACTGAATCTACTCAAGACACTACAGAGAAGTCAAGTGACGTAAGCAAAGGAAACAGTGAGCACATCAAAGTGTCCATTCAAACACAAAAACCAACAGCTGTGCCCATCAAACCTACAACATTCCTCAAAGTCAAAGAGACTTTTATGCAGTATACACACCCACATATCCAACCAACAGTCCAGTCTACTAAACCTCCAGCAATTAATCCGAACACAAATAACCAATTACCTTCAGACTCCTATTCCTATACCCAGCTAAAAAACATTCAGAGCTTTTCCAAGAAAAGCACTCAGTCATTTAGTGGGCAAACTCAGGCTTCTGGCTTTACTTCTATGGAAATGGAAAACTTCACCACCTCAACCCCTGTGGAAAAAACTGAAAATCAGAGCCAAATAATCTGCAATAATCACAAGCAATCTGGAGGCACCAAGTTGCCAGTGACAAATGATACAGACCTTGTTGAGTCACTGAAGAAAAACACTTCTCAGTCCCCTATGAGGACCACTGACAATAATGCCAG GGAAAAGGAGAAATCTCAAACTTGGTTACCTGTGATAGAAAAACATGACATTCCTATTGTGGTTGGAGTAGGTGTTTCCTtggcatttattttcattgcaatggccTTTTACTCTTTGGTTCAGAAAAATGATCCTACATCTGTACCTACAGGGAGAGCAG CTCTGAGGGGTATTTGTGGTCCTTGCAGGCATGGAAAACGTCTTGCAATGGAAAGGACATATGATAACAA GGCATTTGAGGATGACAATTTAGTGGCTGTTATTGAGCAAAGTCCCAACACATCAGAGACTAGAGCTCTCCCACTAGAAGCTAGCCCATCCACCTTGGTGATGAATCCACCTACTGATGATGTTCTGGAGGGTGTCCAGTCCAATCGGGACCTGCCAGTTATAGTGGAGACACACCCAGAGCCAAGAGAGGAGGACCAG TTGGAGACTTCATTTGAGGAGGGGAAGATCACTCCCTCTCCGAATTCTGACATTCAGCTACAGTGCATGGAGGACTGGAGGAGCAGAGATTTTGAACCATGTCAGGATGCTCCCTCACCCCCTCCACCGAATCCAGCACCTGCCCAGGAAGAGGGCTTACGGTCCACTCTGACCCTCCAGACCAACGAACCCAGCTCCACTCCAGTGCGCCACAGCATTAATATCTCCCATggctcctcccccctcctgctgtCCCACTGCGTGTCCCTGGGCATGACTTCTGTAGCTGTGGATGTTCACTTCTACCCTTCAGCCTCCTCAACGGCCAGCCATCCTCCATGCTCTGCATTTGGACCCCCAGGGCAACAGGTCAACACAAGAATGGAGCATGAATTAACTGCACCTTCTGCAAGCCACAGTAAATCATAG